The following proteins are co-located in the Manihot esculenta cultivar AM560-2 chromosome 9, M.esculenta_v8, whole genome shotgun sequence genome:
- the LOC110622795 gene encoding insulin-degrading enzyme-like 1, peroxisomal isoform X3 — MSVLAPLATLSASKALPIFLHGGITNAFTSSEHTNYHFDVNADCFEDALDRFAQFFIKPLMSPDATTREIKAVDSENQKNLLSDAWRMNQLQKHLSDEGHPYHKFSTGNWDTLEVRPKAKGLDTRQELIKFYEENYSANLMHLVIYSKESLDKIQILAEDKFQEITNKDRSRFSFPGQPCTSEHLQILVRAVPIKQGHKLNIIWPITPGILHYKEGPCRYLSHLIGHEGEGSLFYVLKTLGWATGLTAGEGDWTTEFSFFKVVIDLTDVGHEHMQDIIGVLFKYIHLLQQSGVCKWMFDELAAVCETMFHYQDKSSPIDYVVKTASNMEIYPPQDWLVGSSLPSNFNSSTIQMVLDELSPNNVRIFWESKKFEGKTEMVEPWYGTAYSIEKITTCAIQEWMLSAPVVNLHLPEPNVFIPTDLSLKTAQEKQVKFPVLLRKSSLSSLWYKPDTMFSTPKAYVKIDFSCPHAGSSPDAEVLTDMFTRLLMDYLNEYAYHAQIAGLYYGITNTDSGFQVTVVGYNHKLRILLEAVIEKIAKFKVNPERFSVIKEMVIKEYENFKFQQPYQQAMYYCSLILQNQAWPWMDELEVLPHLEAEDLAKFAPMMLSRSFLECYIAGNIESSEAESIIEHIEDVFYKGPNPICQPLFRSQHLSNRVIKLEKGKSYFYPIKGLNPTDENSALVHYIQVHRDDFVPNVKLQLFALIAKQPAFHQLRSVEQLGYITALMPRNDFGVQGVQFIIQSTVKGPARIDLRVEAFLKIFETKLYEMTNEEFQKNANALIDMKLEKHKNLREESRFYWQEIYYGTLKFDRKDCEVAALRQLEQKEFVEFFNEYIKVSAPQRRTLSVRVYGAPHLSEYASDKTESVSSNSVQIDDIFSFKRSQPLYGSFKGGFGYMKL; from the exons CTTCAGAAACATCTAAGTGATGAAGGCCACCCATATCATAAATTCAGTACAG GGAATTGGGATACTCTTGAAGTTCGGCCTAAAGCAAAAGGGTTGGATACGAGACAAGAGCTTATTAAATTCTACGAGGAAAATTATTCAGCCAATCTCATGCATCTAGTGATATATTCTAAGG AAAGCCTTGACAAAATTCAAATCCTTGCTGAGGACAAGTTCCAGGAAATAACTAATAAGGATAGAAGCCGTTTTTCTTTTCCTGGTCAGCCTTGCACATCGGAGCATTTACAG ATACTTGTAAGAGCTGTCCCAATAAAACAAGGTCACAAATTGAATATCATTTGGCCAATAACTCCAGGAATTCTTCACTACAAGGAAGGGCCATGCAGGTATCTTAGCCATCTTATTGGCCATGAGGGAGAAGGATCTTTGTTTTATGTCTTGAAAACTTTGG GATGGGCTACTGGTTTGACTGCAGGTGAAGGGGACTGGACAACagagttttctttttttaaagtaGTAATTGATCTGACTGATGTTGGTCATG AGCACATGCAGGATATTATAGGGGTGCTATTCAAATACATTCATCTCTTGCAGCAATCTGGTGTTTGCAAATGGATGTTTGATGAG CTTGCTGCTGTTTGCGAGACAATGTTTCATTATCAAGACAAAAGCTCTCCGATTGATTATGTGGTCAAAACTGCATCTAATATGGAG ATATATCCTCCTCAAGATTGGTTGGTTGGGTCATCATTGCCTTCGAATTTCAATTCAAGCACAATTCAAATGGTATTGGATGAGCTTTCTCCAAATAATGTCCG AATCTTTTGGGAGTCGAagaaatttgaaggaaaaactgaaATGGTAGAGCCATGGTATGGAACTGCCTACAGTATTGAGAAAATCACCACCTGCGCAATTCAG GAATGGATGCTGTCTGCTCCTGTTGTAAATCTGCATTTACCAGAACCTAATGTGTTTATCCCTACTGATTTATCACTAAAAACTGCTCAAGAGAAG CAGGTCAAATTTCCAGTTCTTTTAAGAAAGTCATCCTTATCTTCTTTGTGGTACAAGCCCGACACAATGTTCTCTACACCCAAGGCATATGTTAAGATAGATTTCAGTTGTCCCCATGCTGGCAGCTCTCCTGATGCTGAAGTTCTAACTGATATGTTCACTCGATTGTTAATGGATTATTTGAATGAATATG CTTATCATGCACAGATTGCTGGTCTATATTATGGCATTACAAACACTGACAGTGGCTTTCAG GTGACTGTGGTTGGTTATAATCACAAACTGAGGATCTTACTGGAAGCAGTTATTGAAAAGATTGCAAAATTTAAAGTTAATCCTGAAAGATTTTCTGTGATCAAG GAAATGGTGATAAAGGAGtatgaaaatttcaaatttcagcAACCATATCAGCAGGCTATGTACTATTGCTCTTTAATTCTACAGAATCAAGCATGGCCGTGGATGGATGAGCTTGAAGTGCTTCCTCATCTTGAAGCAGAAGATCTTGCTAAGTTTGCTCCAATGATGCTTTCTAGATCTTTCTTGGAATGTTATATAGCAG GTAACATTGAAAGCAGTGAGGCAGAGTCAATAATTGAGCATATTGAAGATGTCTTTTACAAGGGTCCAAATCCTATATGCCAACCATTATTCCGATCCCAGCATTTGAGCAATAGAGTTATCAAGCTTGAAAAGGGAAAGAGTTACTTTTACCCAATTAAAGGCTTGAATCCCACTGATGAAAATTCTGCTTTGGTGCATTACATTCAG GTTCATCGAGATGATTTTGTGCCAAATGTGAAACTTCAGCTTTTTGCTCTAATTGCTAAGCAACCAGCTTTCCACCAGCTTAGATCAGTTGAGCAACTTGGATATATCACTGCACTAATGCCCAG GAATGATTTTGGTGTTCAAGGTGTACAATTTATTATTCAATCGACTGTAAAG GGTCCTGCACGCATTGATTTGAGAGTCGAGGCATTCCTCAAGATATTTGAAACTAAACTTTATGAGATGACAAATGAAGAATTCCAG AAAAATGCTAATGCTTTGATTGATATGAAGCTTGAGAAGCACAAAAATTTGAGGGAAGAATCTCGATTTTACTGGCAAGAAATATATTATGGGACCTTAAAGTTTGATAGAAAAGATTGTGAG GTGGCTGCACTAAGGCAACTGGAGCAGAAAGAATTTGTGGAGTTCTTCAATGAATATATAAAAGTCAGTGCACCTCAGAGGAGGACATTAAGCGTTCGTGTCTACGGGGCCCCACATTTATCAGAGTATGCATCAGATAAAACTGAATCAGTTTCATCCAACTCTGTTCAAATAGATGATATTTTCAGCTTCAAAAGATCACAACCTCTTTACGGTTCTTTCAAAGGGGGCTTCGGCTATATGAAGTTGTAG